Proteins from a single region of Chloroherpeton thalassium ATCC 35110:
- a CDS encoding M20 metallopeptidase family protein — protein sequence MHGATEVPLKEQIKTKANEIFDEVVELRRDIHRHPELAFEEKRTSQLAANYLRELGYEVTQGVAKTGVVADLKGGKATATSKTIAFRADMDALPMNEENSHNFCSTKPNVMHACGHDAHTAMMLGAAKILASLQAELPGSIKFIFQPSEECAPGGAKLMLESGLFADKIPDAIFGQHCMPQVPVGKIGFLSGAMMAAADELYINVFGKGGHASAPHRANDPILAAVQIVNSLQTIVSRNFPPHEPAVLTIAAINGGSATNIIPNEVKMKGTYRTMNEEWREIGHQRIEEIVHATAKAMGVRAEIEIRKGYPAVVNDKNMTEFAIDLSREYLGEANTITPEPMMAAEDFAYFLQACKGAYWMLGVGNEEKGIVHNIHSTHFDIDEEALRIGTGFVSYLAMNFLSK from the coding sequence ATGCACGGTGCTACTGAAGTCCCCCTGAAAGAGCAAATTAAGACAAAAGCAAACGAAATTTTCGACGAAGTGGTGGAGCTGCGACGCGACATTCACCGCCACCCCGAACTTGCTTTTGAAGAAAAACGTACGTCGCAGCTTGCGGCAAATTATCTGCGCGAGCTTGGTTATGAAGTCACGCAAGGCGTGGCCAAAACGGGTGTTGTTGCTGATTTGAAAGGCGGAAAAGCGACGGCGACGTCAAAGACCATCGCGTTTCGTGCCGATATGGACGCACTTCCCATGAACGAGGAAAATAGCCACAACTTTTGCTCGACGAAACCCAATGTGATGCACGCTTGCGGCCACGACGCGCACACGGCCATGATGCTCGGCGCTGCAAAAATTTTAGCCTCGCTGCAAGCTGAGTTGCCTGGCTCTATCAAGTTTATTTTTCAACCATCGGAGGAATGCGCGCCAGGCGGCGCAAAGTTGATGCTGGAAAGCGGCCTTTTTGCAGATAAAATACCCGACGCCATTTTCGGGCAACACTGTATGCCGCAAGTTCCCGTTGGAAAAATTGGATTTTTGAGCGGCGCTATGATGGCCGCCGCCGATGAACTATATATCAACGTGTTTGGCAAAGGCGGCCATGCGTCAGCGCCTCACCGCGCCAACGATCCCATTTTAGCCGCCGTTCAAATTGTCAATTCGCTTCAAACCATCGTCAGCCGAAATTTCCCGCCGCACGAACCAGCTGTATTAACCATCGCCGCCATTAATGGCGGAAGCGCGACAAACATTATTCCCAATGAAGTGAAAATGAAGGGAACTTATCGCACCATGAACGAGGAATGGCGCGAGATAGGCCATCAGCGCATAGAAGAAATTGTTCATGCTACGGCAAAAGCGATGGGCGTTCGCGCAGAAATTGAAATCCGAAAAGGTTATCCTGCCGTTGTGAATGACAAAAACATGACGGAATTTGCCATCGACCTTTCAAGGGAATATCTCGGTGAAGCAAACACCATCACGCCAGAACCCATGATGGCCGCTGAAGACTTCGCCTACTTTCTACAAGCGTGCAAAGGCGCGTATTGGATGCTTGGCGTTGGCAATGAAGAAAAAGGGATTGTGCATAATATTCATTCCACTCACTTCGATATCGACGAAGAAGCGCTGCGAATCGGCACTGGATTTGTCAGCTATCTGGCCATGAATTTTCTGTCTAAATAA
- the ald gene encoding alanine dehydrogenase has product MIIGIPREIKTHEYRVALLPVGAKCLTQDGHRVFVQKGAGLGAGISDMDYENAGAEILDSMEEIYDEADLILKVKEPQPSEIKLLQKGQTLFCFFHFAASKTLTESCLSKKITAIAYETLFDQHGRLPLLAPMSEIAGKLAAQEGAKCLENPMQGRGILLGGVAGVERANVLILGGGIVGAGAAKVAAGLGANVVIMDVNQERMRYLEDTLPANVKTVFSDPHAVETYAQAADLIIGAVLIPGKKAPHLLAREQLKLLKPGTVLVDVSIDQGGVFETSRPTTHDEPTFVIDGIVHYCVANMPGAVSRTSTFALCNATLPYARCLANLGTEKFIAQGSGHQEALNMRNGVLTNRAVAEAFPNLPYQSPV; this is encoded by the coding sequence ATGATCATCGGAATTCCTCGTGAAATTAAAACGCATGAATACCGCGTGGCGCTTTTGCCTGTTGGGGCAAAATGCTTGACGCAAGATGGCCATCGCGTGTTTGTTCAAAAAGGCGCCGGACTTGGCGCTGGCATTTCGGACATGGACTATGAAAATGCCGGAGCGGAAATCTTGGATTCAATGGAAGAGATTTATGACGAAGCCGATTTAATTTTGAAGGTGAAAGAACCGCAACCATCCGAAATTAAGTTGCTCCAAAAAGGCCAAACCCTTTTTTGCTTTTTTCATTTTGCCGCCTCGAAAACGCTCACCGAATCTTGCCTTTCAAAAAAAATTACCGCAATTGCCTACGAAACCCTTTTTGACCAACATGGCCGCTTGCCGCTTTTAGCGCCGATGAGCGAAATTGCTGGCAAACTCGCGGCGCAAGAAGGCGCAAAATGTCTTGAAAATCCGATGCAAGGACGCGGCATTTTGCTTGGCGGCGTAGCAGGCGTGGAACGCGCCAATGTCTTGATTCTTGGCGGCGGCATTGTTGGCGCAGGCGCGGCAAAAGTGGCTGCCGGACTTGGCGCAAATGTCGTGATCATGGATGTCAATCAGGAACGAATGCGCTACTTGGAAGACACGCTGCCAGCCAATGTTAAAACTGTTTTTAGCGACCCACACGCTGTTGAAACTTATGCACAAGCGGCGGATTTAATTATTGGCGCGGTTTTAATTCCAGGAAAAAAAGCACCTCATCTTTTGGCGCGGGAACAGTTGAAGCTATTAAAACCTGGAACGGTGCTGGTGGATGTATCGATCGATCAAGGTGGGGTGTTTGAAACCAGCCGCCCAACCACGCACGACGAGCCGACTTTCGTTATCGATGGCATCGTGCATTATTGTGTAGCGAACATGCCCGGCGCTGTGAGCCGAACCAGCACGTTTGCACTTTGCAACGCAACGCTGCCCTACGCGCGATGCTTGGCTAATCTCGGAACGGAGAAATTCATTGCGCAAGGCTCAGGCCATCAGGAAGCGCTCAATATGCGAAACGGCGTGCTCACAAACCGCGCGGTCGCCGAAGCATTTCCTAATTTACCATACCAATCGCCTGTTTAA